Below is a genomic region from Balaenoptera acutorostrata chromosome 9, mBalAcu1.1, whole genome shotgun sequence.
GTATTCAATTGCTATATATATGCATGCTGAAAATCTAGAATAAGAGTCATTAATAAAAGAACTctgaaaaattctggaaatatttACAAGTTTACCATACCCACAATTTTTGTCATTCCTTCTCTGTTTTATGAAATTATAAGTAATAAATCATTGAAACAGGAAAGGGTGCTGTGTAAtgaaaccaagaaagaaaaaaattggttaGACAGCATACCCCTCCATGGCTTACCTTGTATGGGAATGACACAAGAAAAGAAGTAAGTAGTGTTATCCTTAGATGGGAAAGGTTATTGGCCCATTGTCTCCAACTGGTGTAGGGTTACTTAGGGCTGAGAATGACCCTCTAGTCCAAGAATAGGCCCATGGGGTTACATCATgcggcaagaaaagaaaagaaattagagaagaaatCCTGCCAAGAAGAATTtagaaagacaaatgaagaaaatgaagaaaaaaaaaaaaagaatagtaggaAGAAGATAAAGTggagcaggaagagaaggaaaagacacaaAAATGGAGGTATAAATGGTTCAGCTCAGTTTGTAATTCTCTTCAGGGTTTTCTTCAGAGCAATTTTGACATCCTTGTTCCTGAGGCTATAAATGGGAGGGTTCAACATGGGTACTACATTGGCGTAAAACACTGAGAAAAATTTCCCCTGACCCACAGACCCAGCAAATGATGGCTTGACATGAATGAGCAGCCCAAATCTATAGAATAGACCAACTGTTATTATGTGGGAGCCACGGTGCTGAAGGCTTTGGACCAACCTTTATCTGATGGTATGTGAAAGATATTGAAAAGAATCAAGGTATAAGAAACAGAGATAATGAAGCTAGATACCATGACAACTGTGCCCACAACAACAGAAACCACAAGCTCATTGGCATAGGTGCTGCTGCAGGAGAGCTGGAGGAGGTGGAAGATGTCACACAGATAATAGTTGATGATGTTGGAATCACAAAAGATCAGCCTGATCATATACCCTGTGTGGACCACGGCACCGGCAAACCCCATCACATATGAACCAGGCATCAGCAGAGAACAGACCTGAGGGGACATGGTGACTGTGTACAGCATGGCTTACAGATGGATACATAGCAATCACAGGCCATGACTGTCTACACATAGCACTCAGAGTTGacaaaaaagcagaagaaaaatagcTGAGACATGCATCCTGTAAAGGAGATGATGTTCTTCTCTGAAATAAATCTCATTAGCATTTTGGGGGTAAAGACACATGAGTAACAGAGATCAGTAAAGGAcagattaaagaggaaaaaatacatgGGGGTGTGAAGGTGTGAATTTAGACAAATTAGATTTATCAAGCACAAACTGCCTACCACAGTGACCATGTAGTTCAccagaaacaggaaaaacaagagcAGTTGGAGTTCAGGTTGGTCTGTGAATCCCATAAGGATAAACTCAGTCACAGGGGAGGCATTTTCCATAGCCATTCATTGCACAATTGTGATCTGCAGGAACAGGGGTAGAAACTGACATTAACAATGgacttttcctctttgttttccaaGGGAGAGCTGGATCTGCTGGTTTATAATCTCAGTTTTATAAAGACATACATTAAGACATCCAAAAAGCAAGACTTATGATTATTCCTGATGAttcctcattttctcctttctacctTACTACTGTTGTTTGTCTCTGTTCAGAAAGCATGCTGGTAGACTCCCAGTGTCTCTGCAtgtcattttctctgttctcCCCTGTGTCCGTTAAGGATCAGGGCTGAAAAGAGCAATTAAACAGATAGTGTTCCCCACAACCATTGATTTATGTAGTTTGGGGtctgaaaagaaaagaggggGTTGATTCAACCCTCACCTTCTTTTTCCTAAATGCCTCACTGCCATTGAACCTTAAGGCTCCTTCTGCCCTACAGTCCTGAGAGGGTCGAAGTTTCTGACAATGAAGGAGGCAATATCTGCCAGCACAGTCCTCAGTCTTTGACTTGCTAAAAGAGGTATGCTGGGGAACAAGCCATAATTTCTATTTGAGAATTTACCCAGAAGGTCTTCTTCACTTGCAAGGAGGAAAGCAACCTTATATGAGCTCCAAAACAATCAGTTGATTCAAATGAGATTCTATTCCATGTCCTATAGTTCTGGGAAAATTGGAAGCACAGAAAATTATTCTCTCCCTCATGATTTCCTTTCAAGTTAAATGAGCCCACTGAGGGTAGAAATTACTGAGTTTGTGTTTCCATCCTGTATCATAGATCCTTGGAGACACAATGTTCTACTCAGTTTATAATTTCACAGTGAGAATTCTTAACCCCCAATGCAGAAAAATGGGTGCCCCTTTTGTACTTTCTTCATCATCTCCTGGTGTGTGTCTATGCACAGTTCCGAAAAAGGAACATCTGGGGCATGATCACTTGCCTTTACTAGCACTTTCCTAGAGCCTCTGGGATTGCATTAGTGAAATAGTGTATCATAGCTTTAGCACTGTCCATGCTTATGGATTTCACCTCTGTAAAGACGTGTTGTAGCAAAATGGTTAAAAGAACAGGCCCCTCAAGTCAGACTTAGTTTAAATCTGGATGTTAAACttcttttaaaggatttttcttatttatttatttatttatttatttatttttggctgtgttgggtcttcggttcgtgcgagggctttctccagttgcggcaagcgggggccactcttcatcgcggtgcggggaccgcccttcatcgcggtgcgcgggcctttctctatcgcggcccctcccgtcgcggggcacaggctccagacgcgcaggctcagcaattgtggctcacgggcccagctgctccgtggcatgtgggatcttcccagaccagggctcgaacccgtgtcccctgcattggcaggcagattctcaaccactgcgccaccagggaagcccctaaacttcTTAATTGTAAGACTGTAGACAATCATATAACCTCTCTGATCCttgcatatttttatatacttatccctatgtatatctataaaatgaggctaGCAAAAGAGCTATCTCATAGGGCTGTTTTGTGGATTAAATTAGTTAAGTCACCCAAAGTTTATTAGGAACATGCCTGACATATAATAGAAGCCTGAGAAGTGTTCCCATTGCTATTAATCCATATTCATTATATCAGGATTTCTCAACTTAGCACTAATGTTATTTTGAagtggataattctttgttgtgttcTGTGTATTATAGGATAGGTCACAtgctagggcacaaaacaagtctcaacaaattttagAGGACAGAacttatatcaagcatttttccaACCACATGgtataaaactaaaaatcaattacagaaagaaaaatgggaaaaacacaaacacgtggagactaaacaacatgctactaaaaagcaattggtcaatgaagaaatcaaagagtaaatcagaaaatactttgaaacaaatgaaaatggaaacaacacaatccaaaatctatgggatgcagcaaaagcagttctaagagggaagtttatagtgatacaagccttcctcaagaaagaagaaaaatctcaagtaaacaacctaatctaccacctaaaagaataagaataagaagAAGTAAGAAAGCCCAAAgtccaggagaaggaaggaaataataaagttcagagaggaaataaatagagatagaaaaaaataacacaaaagatCAAGGAAACAAAGAGCTagtttttgaaaagattaaaaaaaaaaaaagataaaccactagccaagctcaccaggaagaaaatatagaaaacccaaataaaataagaaaagaaagaagagaaagaacaactgatactacagagatacaaaaaaatcataagagaatgtTACAAagagttatatgccaacaaattggacaacctaaaagtaatggacaaatttctagaaacatatgacCTTCCAAGACacaatcaagaagaaacaggcaggggcttccctggtggcacagtggttgagaatctgcctgccagtgcaggggacacgggttcaagccctggtctgggaggatcccacgtgccgcggagcagctgggcccgtattactgagcctgcgcatctggagcctgtgctccacaacaagagaggtcgtgatagtgagacgcccgcgcaccgcgatgaagagaggcccccgcttgccacaacttgagaaaaccctcccacagaaacgaagacccaacacagccataaataaataaataaataaataaacaaatacttaaaaaaaaaaagaagaaacaggcaaTTTGAACTGaccaatcactagtagtgaaGTTGAATTTGCAATTAAATgtctcccagaaaaaaaaaaaaaaaaaaaagcccaagacTGAACAGCtttacaggggaattctaccaaaaatatgaagaagaaataatacctatccttctcaaactgttccaaaaaatgaagaggacagaacattcccaaactcattctacagggccaccattaccctgataccaaaatcaggcaaagacactacaaaaaagggAAGGTAGAGGCCAATATCTCTGAcaaatatagacgcaaaaatcctcaacaaaatattagcaaaccaaatccaacaatatataaaaaggatcatacaccatgatcaagttggatttattctacagtcacaaggatggttcagcattcacaaatcaatcagtgtgataaaccacattaagaaaaggaagaataaaaatcacacaatcatctcaatagacagaaaaaacatttgacaaaattcaacatccagtcatgataaaaaatatttagcaaaGTGGGTAttgagggaacatatctcaacataataaaggccatttatgacgaatccacatctaacatcatactcaatggtgaaaagctgagaaCCATACAAGGATGCCAGTCTTGCAACTTCTATTTAACACAgaattggaagtcttagccacagcaatcacacaagaaaaagaaataagaggtatCTTAATtcgaagggaagaagtaaaattgccactatttgcaggtgacatgatactttatatagaaaacgcTAAAGTTTCCACCCCAAagctattagaataaatgaattcagcaatgtTGCGGGATACAAgataaacatacagaaatctgttgagtTTCCATACacaaataatgaactatcagaaaaagaaagtaaaaaataaatcccatttaaaatagtttcagaaagaataaaatacataggaataaactaaaccaaagaggtgaaagacctataatctggaaaatataaaacactgataaaggaaactgaatatgatacaaagaaatgaaatgatatcCCGTGCTCTTGGGTTCAaaaaattaatgttgttaaaatggccataccacCCAAAGCTATCtaaagatttaatgcaatccctaacaaaatacccatgatatttttcacagaactagaacaattaATCCTAATATTCACATAGaaccaaaaaagaccccaaactgccaaagcaatcttgagaaaaaaagaacaaagctggatgtATTACcctaccagacttcagactatactacaaagctacagtaatcaaaacagagtgGCGCCTGTACAAAaccagacatacagatcaatgaaacagaatagagatcccagaaaaaaaacccacacatttattgtcagttaatctacaacaaagaagtgaagaatatacagtgaagaaacgacattcttttcaacaagtgatgctgggaaaactggacagctacttgtaaaacaATGGGATGATAACATTTCCTGacgatatacaaaaataaaccgaaaatggattaaagacctaaatgtaagacatgaaaccataaaactcctagaagaaaacataagcagaacactctttgacataaattgtaggaatatttttttacatctgtCACCTaaggtaaatgaaataaaagcaaacagaaacaaacaggacctaattaaacttaaaagcttttgcatagcaaaggaaaccatcaacaaaatgaaaagacaacatactgaatgagagaaaatatttataaataatatgactgataatgggttaatatccaacatatgtaAACagatcatacaactcaatatcaaaaaaacacaaacaacacaAGTTAAAAATGgatagaagacctgaatagacatttttcaaaaggagGCATATaggtggccaacagacacatgaaaagatgctcaacatcgctaactgtcagggaagtgcaaatcaaaacaacaagatAGCGCCTCACAGGTGTCAGAGTGGCTATTATCAAagctctacaaataacaaatgttggaaaagatgtggagaaaagagaacacttgtacactgtttgtgggagtgtaaattggtgcagccaccatggaaaacagtatggaggttcctcaaaagaactaaaaaatagatctaccatatgatccagcatttccactgTTGCAGGTAtatctgggaaaaaaacaaaaacactaatttaaaaagatacatatgccccaatgtttgtagcagcattatttacaattgccaagatatggaagcaacccaaaggcccatcgacagacgaatggataaagatatgatagatagatagacagataaagatggaatattactcagccataaaaatattgaaattctgccatttgcagcaacatgaatggacctagtgaaataagtcagacagagaaaaacaaatactgtattatatcacttatatatggaatctaaaaaaataatacaaatgaatgtatatgcaaaacagaaacatgctcacagatacagaaaacaaactagtagttaccaaaggggagagggaaggagggaggggcagattACGTGTATGGGACTAAGACttaaaaactactatgtataaaataaataatcagcaaggatatattgtacagtgtAGTGAAATATAGCcgttattttgtaataactttaaatggagtataatctataaaaatattgaatcactatgttgtgcaaatgaaactaatatgatagtataaatcaactatactttgttaaaaaggaaacataaatctTAAGTGTATGGCTCAATGAATTTTACCTATATATATGCCCATGTAAAATATAGTTCAAGATACACATTTCCTAGAAAGGTTCCCTTGTTCCCCTTCTCAGTCaatacccaccccctccccagaggtaaccactattcttACTTCTTGCCCTCCAAATACATCTGACATTCTaaatatacaaacagaaaagTGCTGGAGAAATagggaaataagagaaaacagCATCTACTTTAAATCTGTTTATTATCTTATTGGAGAGACAAGGTGTTATGGTCAAGTGTTGAAATACTAAACCCCCCAAAGGTGATGATATTGGGAGATGGGGCCTTAGGAGGTACTTAAGTCATGAAGATGGAATCCTCATAATTGGGATTAGTACCTTATAAAAGACATCTCACAGAAATCACTAGCCCCTTCCACCTTGTGAGCATATAATGAGAAGGCAGCGACCCAGAAAAGTGCCCTCACCCATTTATGCTGGTAccctggtcttggacttccaacctccagaactgtgagaaataaatttctgttgtttataagtcattgagtctgtggtattttgttacagcagcctgaatggactgaGATACAGGTTTAAATAAGcacaaaaaatgttgaaaaaaatatagtttattatcattaatatACACCTTTTTTAATGATAAATCCCATTAGATAAGTAAAACAATGTCTAACATATTTCTCCTAACTTAATGTGCAGTATTTTCCTTTAAAGTGATAAATAACAAACTATGCAGTAAGAGCTAtgtgctcttttttaaaatatttgatgtcATTGTAGATAATAACGAATGCaagttttataataaaccagtcaGCCCCCTTGCTAGGATCCTAAGTTACATATGTATTATTCCTTTAATGGTACTTTGTTAACACCATCTTTGGCAATAAAAGGTGGAGCTACATGTATTCTCTTCAATATTAAATGAACTGGGCTGATAGAGGCTCTCAAAAACAGGTGGTACATGGTATAGATTTTGCCATTctcaaaggaaataagaaagggcaaaatataaaaagaaagttgataagaaatatagaacaaaagaaagagatcAGAGAATCTGATGATACTTCAAGCTATATACTAGTTTGTATTAAGACATTTTATTGAATCCTGTTCCCTATACCAGCAAGAGTATCGACAAGAATGAGAATATTTCTACAGTATTTGGCACTTCTGTGTTTAGAAAAGTAAGATATAATTTtaactttctgtgatttatgATTCACCATATTTGTCCAGATTAGGAATAACTCAGAAGATGGAagtatgaaaaaattatttttaaaaaggtcagcatatttattccttttataaACATGTTGTTAGTTATTTAGTAAACTGATATGAGGTGCAGGAGATACAGAGGCCAAATATGAGACAAGATCAGCAATGAGGGAAGTGATAAGTCTATACCACATATAAAAAAATCTGTAGAAGCAACATGGTGATAAATACACTCTTCTTGAAAGACaccagtaaaaattaataaaaagttgAATTTCTTTACAATATCGCTGATTCAAATTAGAACATGGTTCTCCTCTGGATTTTTAAACAGGTATTTCCTCAGTGTAACTTTGATATCCTTGTTTCTCAAAGTGTAAATCAAAGGATTGACCACAGGCACCACATCAGtatagaaaacagaagaaatttttttcaggTCCATAGATCCAGGAGAAGAATATTTAAGGTATATGAATGCTGCTgaaccaaaaaaaagagaaagagcaatGATGTGGGAGCTACAGGTGCTGAAGGCTTTCGATCTTCCCTGAGCGGATTTGATCTGAAGAATGCTAGTAAGGATGAAGATGTAAGAAACTAGGATGGTGAAACTGGGTACTGTGATATTAATACCCACAACAATGAGAACTACCACCTCACTGACATAAGTGCTGGTACAAGAGAGTTGGAGGAGTGGGAGGATGTCACACAAGTAATGGTTGATTATATTAACATTGCAGAAGGTTAGTCTAAGCATGCACCCTGTGTGGGCAGAGGCTCCAGTAAACCCCACCACATACGCAGCCAAAGATAGCACCAAACAGACCTTATGGAACATGGTGACCTTATACAGCAATGGAGTACAGATGGCCACATAGCGATCACAGGCCATTGAGGTCAACATATAGCACTCAGAGatgacaaaaaagagaaagaaaaacagctgagtcatgcacccaacataggagatgATATTCTTCCTGAATTCAAAGTTCATCAGCATCGGGGGGGTGAAAACAGAGGAGTAACAGAGATCAATGAAGGATAGGATGAAGACTAAATAGTACACGGGGGTGTGGAGGTGAGAATTTAGACCAATAAGAATGATCGAGCCCAGGTTGCCCACCATGGTGACAATGTAGATCGTTAGAAACAGGTAAAAGAAGGGCTGCTGGAGCATGGTCTGTTAATCCAGAAGAATAAATTCAGTCACTAAGGAGTCATTTCTAGGCAGCATTCTCAACTTCGGAAATCTGTGAGAATAGAAGAAAACTACATTAATAGGGAACCCAGCTCTGTCCTTACAGACTCTCTTTTATATGAGCTTTATGTGAAAGAGACTCAGACTGGCAGAAATCATGTCTTCCTTTGCTTCATAGGGTCTGTAAGTACTTCAACACACACCCCTCAACATTTAAATCACTGTCTTTTGTTGCATGAGCTGCACGGAACAAACAACGGCTTTATCTTTACTAGAAGACAGAGGGATGGGGTAGCTGAGGAACAAGCCTACTTGTTGATGGGCTTTGGTGGTGTGGTTGTATCCCCATCTCTCCATCCTATTCATCTGACCAGTCACTTTTTAGTTCCTACTCATGTTTCCATCACTCTACTAGGTATCTCAGTTCCCCTGTGATGACCTTCAAGAAAGAGAGAATTCCCACAGGGCAGAGACCATAACCATATTCTGCTTCCTAGAAGGGAGTTGCTAAGAGTCTCTCGGATTTTCCGGTACTTTACTACAAGATTCCATGAAGTCAGTAATTGATAACAGGTATGGAGGAGAGCCTTGGTGGCCTAAACTTTATACTTAACCATATACTGCATTGTTTCCACACATTCTCCTCCTCTATTCCATCCTAGCTGAACGTAGAATGAATAAAGGAAGTTGGATGTGCTTTCCCAGGTGTTGTAGGATGGCATGAAAGCGAAATAAATTAATTTGGGTGCTGATTAAATTAGCTGTTGTTAGTGAATATATATCAAGCTGTATACTTACTATGACATGTAAACTTGTACAGTACATATATTtcgacaaaaaaaattttttttcacacacactatattttatttttacaagaaataaactgacaccaagcattgtaaatggatgaccacaacaaaagcaacaatgattgcaattaccaaacacgaaacatactcatactatgtcataatattgacattcagtccagtaatcctccactgtaacagctcctttactttgctgtgaaaattgatttgtatattttttgcctctgagtccttgtgggatttttttttaattcaaacagaaagtcacaaaaattgtaatcatcctcatcagttcactcagtcccatataattttttttttcatcttgatcttttgttagcacttttatgaattcatcagttttccattagagttctgaaaatgcttattcattcagttcagcagtatagtcagttaccagaaacctgtacttgtcagagtcttttccatgaattccttgaagatgaaacccttttataggaacatttttgcgaaaacatcagagtacacccagaactgtctgtaaatgacaaaagacttaaaaatgaccacggttaaagatttgatgaaagttcataataatgcaattgacaaggaaatttggttatttctgagatatacattttaaagtaataactagaattatgacttataacattataccagagcatataagagttttagaaatttcatgtaaggtctgaaacatttatattaacatatttccatacaaataactcGGGCAACCATAGACACTACAGAATTAAACATAGCCAAAATCCTAGCCAGGATACCCAAAATTCTCACCCTAATAGCCATTAACTAAGTTGTTAGTACCTGAGACAGCACATTCtctttcaacaaaatactacaagACAAAGAAACAGTCTAAAGAGATAATGCAAGccacagaaccagactcagataagAATGAGATGTGGAAGTTATTGAACAGGAAATTAAAATGACTATAATGAATATGTTAAGGACTCTAAGGGAAAAATAGACAACGTGTAAGAATCGATGGgtaaacagagagatggaaactctaacAAAAACTATCAAAAGAAAGTGctagaaataaaaggcacagtAACATAAATGAAGCATTCCTTCTATGTGCTCATCAAAACCCAACACAGTTTAGAAAAAGAACCAGTGGCTTGAAGATCAGTCAACTGAAACTTCCCAAAATCaaatccaaagagaaaaagagtgaaaaatagaACATTCAAAAACTCTGAAACAActtcaaaagtgaaaaaatatgcaTAATTGGAATATCAGAAGGTGAGAGTGAACGGCTGATACTCCTCTTCCTTACATTTTCTTGAGAAGTGATTTATATAACTAagttaatttatacatttaaatcatttacatttcttttttgatttcttactGTTATCTCCATAGCATTATATGTTGTTTGCCCTTATGAGGATTTGGCATCAATAACTAACACAGATTTCATTCAGGAGAACACCCTTTTACCCAAAGTCTTACTCAGTGCAACTTGGACATCTTTGTTCCTCAAACTGTAAATGAAAAGATTCATCATTGGCCCCACAATGGTGTAAAAAACTGTGGATACCCTATCTCGATTCAGAGACCCAGCAGGAAAAGGCTTCAGATACATGAATGCTGATGatccaaagaaaagagaaaccagaATTATGTGAGAGCTGCAGGTACTGAAGGCTTTGGACCTGCCCTCTGTAGAACAGATGCCGAGGATGTTGGAGAGGATCAAGGTATAAGAAATGGAGATGGTGAGACTGGGCCCTATGACACTGACGCCCACCACAACGAAAACCACCAGCTCATTGATGGAGGTGCTTGTGCAGGAGagctggaggagaggaggaatGTCACACATGTAATGATCGGTGATGTGGCCATCACAGAAGGAGAGTCTCAGCATGCACCCAGTGTGGGCCATGGTACCCACAAGCCCCATCGTGTATGCACCCACCATCTGCGTGAGGCAGACCTGATGGGACATGGAGACCCTGTAAAGCAGGGGCTTACAGAAGGCCACATATCGATCATAGGCCATTGACGTCAAAATACAGCACTTTTCAATaacaaagaaggagaagaaacagagCTGAACCATGCACTCTGCTTAAGAGATGACGTTTTGGTTTACAAAACTCATCAGCATTTTAGGGGTAATGACAGAGAAGTagcagagatcaatgaagaaaaagTTGAAGAGAAAGTAGTACATGGGAGTGTGCAGGTGAGTGTTCAGACCAATCAGAATAATCAAGCCAATGTTCCCCACCATGGTGACCAGATATATTcctaagaaaatgagaaagagaggcAGCTGGAGTTCTGGCTATTGTGTTAAACCCAGCAGGATAAACTCAGTCACTGAAGAGTCGTTCTCTGGGGCCATTCTTCCCTAGGACATATCTGTGGGAACAGGACAAAGGGTAACATTAAAATGAGTACCCAGCTCTCTCCACCCAATCCCACTATAATGAGGTTGAGACCCAGAATAGGAGAATGAACCCAAGCCAACCCTCTGTGtgcctttg
It encodes:
- the LOC103002212 gene encoding LOW QUALITY PROTEIN: olfactory receptor 143-like (The sequence of the model RefSeq protein was modified relative to this genomic sequence to represent the inferred CDS: inserted 2 bases in 2 codons; substituted 1 base at 1 genomic stop codon); this encodes MAMENASPVTEFILMGFTDQPELQLLLFFLFLVNYMVTVVGSLCLINLICLNSHLHTPMYFFLFNLSFTDLCYSCVFTPKMLMRFISEKNIISFTGCMSQLFFFCFFVNSECYVXTVMACDCYVSICKPXLYTVTMSPQVCSLLMPGSYVMGFAGAVVHTGYMIRLIFCDSNIINYYLCDIFHLLQLSCSSTYANELVVSVVVGTVVMVSSFIISVSYTLILFNIFHIPSDKGWSKAFSTXGSHIITVGLFYRFGLLIHVKPSFAGSVGQGKFFSVFYANVVPMLNPPIYSLRNKDVKIALKKTLKRITN
- the LOC103001679 gene encoding LOW QUALITY PROTEIN: olfactory receptor 8B3-like (The sequence of the model RefSeq protein was modified relative to this genomic sequence to represent the inferred CDS: substituted 1 base at 1 genomic stop codon), giving the protein MLPRNDSLVTEFILLDXQTMLQQPFFYLFLTIYIVTMVGNLGSIILIGLNSHLHTPVYYLVFILSFIDLCYSSVFTPPMLMNFEFRKNIISYVGCMTQLFFFLFFVISECYMLTSMACDRYVAICTPLLYKVTMFHKVCLVLSLAAYVVGFTGASAHTGCMLRLTFCNVNIINHYLCDILPLLQLSCTSTYVSEVVVLIVVGINITVPSFTILVSYIFILTSILQIKSAQGRSKAFSTCSSHIIALSLFFGSAAFIYLKYSSPGSMDLKKISSVFYTDVVPVVNPLIYTLRNKDIKVTLRKYLFKNPEENHVLI